A part of Mycolicibacterium sp. TUM20985 genomic DNA contains:
- a CDS encoding TauD/TfdA dioxygenase family protein, which yields MSTSPVIVKLGANIGARVDGVRLGGDLDPATIVAINDALLTHKVIFFRDQHHLDDESQLAFARTLGTPTIAHPTVTSRGADVLPIDSRYDKANSWHTDVTFVDRIPKASLLRAIALPEYGGTTTWASTEAAYDQLPPPLKALTENLRAIHTNDYDYIKDVAEDVDGVSDDVAANTRQYREEFVSAVYETEHPVVRVHPETGRRVLLLGHFVKRFVGLGSIESTTLLQLLQARVTKLENTIRWNWLPGDLAIWDNRATQHYAVSDYDDQYRRLSRVTLAGDVPLDVHGAPSRVITGDASHYSEVVAPPRLVAVP from the coding sequence ATGTCCACTTCCCCTGTCATCGTCAAACTCGGTGCGAACATCGGTGCGCGGGTCGACGGCGTACGGCTCGGCGGCGATCTCGACCCGGCCACCATCGTGGCGATCAACGACGCACTGCTGACGCACAAGGTGATCTTCTTCCGCGATCAGCACCATCTCGACGACGAGAGCCAGCTCGCCTTCGCCAGGACGCTCGGCACGCCCACCATCGCGCACCCGACGGTCACGTCGCGCGGCGCCGACGTACTGCCGATCGACTCGCGCTACGACAAGGCCAACTCGTGGCACACCGACGTCACGTTCGTCGACCGGATCCCCAAGGCCTCACTGCTGCGCGCCATTGCGCTGCCCGAGTACGGCGGCACCACGACATGGGCCTCGACGGAAGCGGCGTACGACCAGCTACCGCCACCGCTGAAGGCGCTCACCGAGAACCTGCGGGCGATTCACACCAACGACTACGACTACATCAAGGACGTCGCAGAGGACGTCGACGGCGTATCGGACGACGTCGCGGCAAACACCCGTCAGTACCGCGAGGAGTTCGTCTCGGCGGTCTACGAGACCGAGCACCCGGTGGTACGCGTCCACCCCGAGACGGGACGCCGCGTGCTGTTGCTCGGTCACTTCGTGAAGAGGTTCGTCGGTCTCGGCAGCATCGAGTCGACCACGCTTCTGCAGCTGCTCCAGGCGCGAGTGACCAAGCTGGAGAACACCATTCGCTGGAACTGGCTTCCCGGTGACCTCGCCATCTGGGACAACCGCGCGACCCAGCACTACGCCGTGTCCGACTACGACGACCAGTACCGTCGCCTGAGCCGGGTCACCCTGGCCGGTGACGTCCCCCTCGACGTGCACGGTGCCCCCAGCCGGGTCATCACCGGGGACGCCTCGCACTACTCGGAGGTCGTGGCGCCGCCCCGCCTGGTCGCCGTACCGTAG
- a CDS encoding PPOX class F420-dependent oxidoreductase: protein MPTFTDVSKEKYLLLTTFTKDGRPKPTTVWGVPDGDKLLISTDDGSWKTKRINNTPRVTIQKCGVLGKVKGEPVEAVARMLPKSETRRVFDMVTKRYWWHAWWWVPQARLRGGVDKVHAAIEVRAAEPSAPAG from the coding sequence GTGCCCACCTTCACCGACGTGTCGAAGGAGAAGTACCTGCTGCTGACCACCTTCACCAAGGACGGGCGCCCCAAGCCCACCACGGTGTGGGGTGTGCCGGACGGTGACAAGCTGTTGATCAGCACGGACGACGGATCGTGGAAGACCAAGCGCATCAACAACACTCCGCGGGTCACCATCCAGAAGTGCGGCGTGCTCGGCAAGGTGAAGGGCGAACCGGTCGAGGCGGTCGCGCGGATGCTGCCGAAGTCCGAGACGCGGCGCGTATTCGACATGGTGACCAAGCGTTACTGGTGGCACGCGTGGTGGTGGGTCCCGCAGGCGCGGCTGCGCGGCGGCGTCGACAAGGTGCATGCCGCAATCGAGGTGCGCGCGGCCGAGCCGTCCGCACCCGCGGGTTAG
- a CDS encoding FxsA family protein, with amino-acid sequence MAMRLFLVYVLVELAVVVALVSTIGFGWTFLLVVGTFALGLVLAGSQTKRQIERLRTGLAAPRGAVPDGALVALGTVLTVIPGLVTSALGLLLLLPPTRAAARPAVTALAARGLGRIPLIVTTSGGTAYRPNRGDVIDGEVIDVTDVEPPRLPQHPDVA; translated from the coding sequence ATGGCTATGCGGCTCTTCCTCGTCTACGTCCTCGTCGAACTGGCGGTGGTGGTCGCCCTGGTGTCCACGATCGGATTCGGCTGGACCTTCCTGCTGGTGGTGGGAACGTTCGCGCTGGGGCTCGTCCTCGCGGGTTCTCAGACGAAACGGCAGATCGAGCGGTTGCGGACCGGCCTCGCCGCACCGCGTGGCGCGGTGCCCGACGGCGCGCTGGTCGCCCTTGGCACGGTGTTGACCGTCATCCCGGGCCTCGTCACCTCCGCGCTGGGGCTGCTGCTCCTGCTGCCGCCGACCCGCGCCGCCGCGCGCCCCGCGGTGACCGCCCTGGCTGCGCGCGGTCTCGGACGGATCCCGCTCATCGTCACGACGTCGGGCGGCACCGCCTACCGACCGAACCGCGGTGACGTCATCGACGGTGAGGTGATCGACGTGACCGACGTCGAGCCGCCCCGCCTGCCCCAGCATCCCGACGTCGCTTGA
- a CDS encoding amidohydrolase, with amino-acid sequence MTTLLVGGQVYSPTMPDATAIAVSDGPDGVVAWLGADDVGRRQFPDARVIDLDGGFVTPAFVDGHVHVTATGLAVVGLDLRPAASRDDALRLIGEYARANPTGLIWAHGWDESRWSSPVAPTTSDLDGLLGDRPAYLARVDVHSAAASTALRRSVPGLAAAAGHHDQQPLTTEAHHLVRAAARALLTPAQRREARLAALDLAARSGIAAVHECAGPDIGGIEDWTELRALQHGVEVIGYWGEAVGTAAEARQLLGDTGARGLGGDLFVDGALGSHTAWLHDPYVDAPGCVGNAYLDVEAIEAHLTACTEAGITAGFHVIGDAAVTAVVDALTRVVDRFGAPAVARCGHRLEHLEMVSEAQAGQLGSWGVIGSMQPNFDALWGGPDGMYAQRLGAERARRLNPLALLASQGVPLAFGSDSPVTGMNPWETVRAATAHHTPGSALSARAAFAAATRGAWRAGGVRDGVAGTLTPGAPATYAVWDVPGGPAALEVAAPADTVQRWSTDPRSRIPALPRLVPEAPLPVCRQTVHRGVAIHG; translated from the coding sequence TTGACGACGCTTCTGGTCGGCGGTCAGGTCTACAGCCCGACCATGCCCGACGCGACCGCGATCGCGGTCAGCGACGGTCCCGACGGCGTGGTGGCCTGGCTGGGTGCCGACGACGTCGGCCGCAGGCAGTTCCCCGACGCTCGAGTGATCGACCTCGACGGCGGCTTCGTGACGCCCGCGTTCGTCGACGGCCACGTCCACGTCACCGCCACCGGACTGGCGGTCGTCGGACTCGACCTGCGACCCGCGGCGTCGCGGGACGACGCCTTGCGGCTGATCGGGGAGTACGCCCGCGCGAACCCCACGGGCCTGATCTGGGCGCACGGGTGGGACGAGTCGCGATGGTCGTCGCCCGTCGCGCCGACGACGTCCGACCTCGACGGGCTGCTCGGCGATCGACCGGCCTACCTGGCCCGAGTCGACGTGCACTCGGCGGCGGCGTCGACCGCGCTGCGCCGATCGGTGCCCGGTCTGGCGGCGGCGGCCGGCCACCACGACCAACAGCCATTGACGACCGAGGCGCACCACCTGGTGCGCGCGGCAGCCAGGGCGCTGCTCACGCCCGCCCAGCGCCGCGAGGCCCGGCTGGCGGCACTCGACCTGGCCGCCCGCTCGGGCATCGCCGCAGTCCACGAGTGCGCAGGCCCCGACATCGGCGGCATCGAGGACTGGACCGAGCTCCGCGCGTTGCAGCACGGCGTCGAGGTGATCGGGTACTGGGGCGAGGCGGTCGGCACCGCCGCCGAGGCGCGCCAGTTGCTCGGCGACACCGGTGCGCGTGGCCTCGGGGGAGACCTGTTCGTCGACGGCGCCCTTGGCTCGCACACGGCGTGGCTGCACGACCCCTACGTGGATGCGCCCGGCTGCGTCGGCAATGCGTACCTCGACGTCGAGGCCATCGAAGCCCACCTGACCGCATGCACCGAAGCGGGGATCACGGCCGGCTTCCACGTCATCGGCGACGCCGCCGTCACCGCGGTGGTGGACGCCCTGACCCGCGTCGTGGACCGGTTCGGCGCCCCAGCCGTTGCCCGCTGCGGCCACCGCCTCGAACACCTCGAGATGGTGTCCGAGGCGCAAGCGGGTCAGCTGGGTAGCTGGGGCGTCATCGGCAGCATGCAGCCGAACTTCGATGCGCTCTGGGGTGGGCCGGACGGCATGTATGCCCAGCGATTGGGTGCCGAGCGGGCGCGTCGGCTCAACCCGCTGGCGCTGTTAGCATCCCAAGGCGTGCCACTCGCCTTCGGTTCCGATTCGCCCGTCACCGGTATGAATCCGTGGGAGACGGTGCGGGCCGCGACCGCCCACCACACCCCGGGAAGTGCGCTCTCGGCGCGGGCGGCGTTCGCCGCGGCCACCCGTGGCGCCTGGCGGGCCGGTGGCGTCCGGGACGGCGTGGCGGGCACCCTGACCCCCGGCGCACCTGCGACGTACGCGGTGTGGGACGTGCCCGGTGGTCCGGCGGCGCTGGAAGTGGCCGCCCCCGCCGACACCGTGCAGCGGTGGTCGACTGACCCCCGGTCCCGCATTCCGGCGTTACCCCGCCTCGTCCCAGAGGCGCCCCTGCCCGTCTGCCGCCAGACGGTCCACCGGGGCGTCGCCATCCATGGTTGA
- the lnt gene encoding apolipoprotein N-acyltransferase has protein sequence MVERTEPRERTPIVDRWRRILGPRALRIAASIAAGLLVCVSFPPFGWWLSTFVAFGLLAWVLTHPSTTRAGGFGYGFLFGLAFYVPLLPWISGLVGAVPWLALSAMEALFPAVFGVLAVIVRRLPGWPVWFACLWVLAEWLKSTIPFGGFPWGVVGFTQSNSPLLVIAHFGGVPLVSFAVALVGFGLGALVIEAAQWWRNGHHTGHALPPAVVAPGVSVALVLLAVAAGTPYVRQSAAGAGEDPTTTVAAIQGNVPRLGLEFNAQRRAVLDNHVRETLQLAEDVRTGRAPQPAVVIWPENSSDIDPIANRDAAEQIAVAADAIRAPILVGAVVSAPGYTQEDPQATNTVIVWDGASGPGERHDKKIVQPFGEYLPWRSFFRMLSSFADRAGYFVPGDGNGVVHAAGIPIGVTTCWEVIFDRAGRESVLNGAQFIAVPTNNATFDESMSVQQLAFARLRAVEHDRYVVVAGTTGISAVIGPDGREQARTAFFEPAYLDAQIQLKTSLTPATRWGPWIQALIVIAGAGAVVGAMLHNGAFAGKLTRRRRKVADGEESKTKE, from the coding sequence ATGGTTGAGCGCACGGAGCCTCGCGAACGGACGCCGATCGTCGACCGATGGCGGCGAATCCTCGGCCCCCGGGCCCTGCGGATCGCCGCGTCGATCGCGGCCGGCCTGCTGGTCTGCGTCAGCTTCCCGCCGTTCGGCTGGTGGTTGTCGACGTTCGTCGCCTTCGGTCTCCTTGCGTGGGTGCTGACCCATCCGTCGACCACCAGGGCGGGTGGCTTCGGCTACGGATTCCTGTTCGGGCTCGCGTTCTACGTGCCGCTGCTTCCGTGGATCAGCGGTCTGGTCGGAGCCGTTCCCTGGCTCGCGCTGTCGGCGATGGAGGCGCTCTTTCCCGCCGTCTTCGGAGTCCTCGCGGTCATCGTGCGGCGCCTGCCCGGCTGGCCGGTGTGGTTCGCCTGCCTGTGGGTCCTGGCCGAATGGCTCAAGTCCACGATCCCGTTCGGCGGATTCCCTTGGGGTGTCGTCGGATTCACCCAGAGCAACAGCCCGCTCCTGGTGATCGCGCACTTCGGCGGGGTGCCGCTGGTGTCGTTCGCCGTGGCACTCGTCGGCTTCGGCCTCGGAGCCCTGGTCATCGAAGCGGCCCAGTGGTGGCGAAACGGTCACCACACGGGTCACGCCCTCCCGCCCGCAGTCGTCGCGCCCGGGGTCAGCGTGGCCCTCGTCCTGTTGGCGGTCGCGGCGGGAACCCCCTACGTCCGTCAGTCCGCCGCCGGTGCCGGCGAGGACCCGACCACGACGGTGGCCGCGATCCAGGGCAACGTGCCGCGACTCGGGTTGGAGTTCAACGCTCAGCGGCGCGCGGTGCTCGACAACCACGTCCGAGAGACCCTGCAGCTCGCCGAGGACGTCCGAACCGGCCGGGCACCCCAGCCGGCCGTCGTCATCTGGCCGGAGAACTCGTCCGACATCGATCCGATCGCCAACCGCGACGCGGCCGAGCAGATCGCGGTCGCCGCCGACGCGATCCGGGCGCCGATCCTCGTCGGCGCCGTCGTCTCCGCCCCCGGGTACACGCAGGAGGACCCGCAGGCGACGAACACCGTGATCGTCTGGGACGGGGCCAGTGGGCCCGGCGAGCGCCATGACAAGAAGATCGTGCAGCCGTTCGGCGAGTACCTGCCGTGGCGCAGTTTCTTCCGGATGCTGTCATCGTTCGCCGATCGTGCGGGGTACTTCGTACCCGGTGACGGGAACGGCGTCGTCCATGCGGCCGGGATCCCGATCGGCGTGACGACGTGCTGGGAGGTGATCTTCGACCGGGCTGGCCGTGAGTCGGTGCTGAACGGGGCCCAGTTCATCGCCGTGCCCACGAACAACGCCACCTTCGACGAGTCGATGAGCGTCCAGCAGCTGGCCTTCGCCAGGCTGCGCGCCGTCGAGCACGACCGCTACGTCGTCGTGGCGGGAACCACCGGCATCAGCGCCGTGATCGGGCCCGACGGGCGCGAACAGGCGCGTACCGCGTTCTTCGAACCGGCCTACCTCGATGCCCAGATCCAACTGAAGACCAGCCTCACCCCGGCGACGCGATGGGGCCCGTGGATCCAGGCCTTGATCGTGATCGCTGGTGCTGGCGCCGTCGTCGGAGCGATGTTGCACAATGGAGCGTTCGCAGGGAAGCTCACGCGCCGTCGCCGGAAGGTCGCCGACGGCGAGGAATCTAAGACGAAGGAGTGA
- the cobN gene encoding cobaltochelatase subunit CobN: MTARASGAGYRWMNPSRLVDGELESLLDGADIAVVRILGGYRSWQEGIDAVVAAGVPTVVISGEQSPDADLMSHSTVPAGVALQTHVYLAQGGVTNLQQLHAFLSDTLLMTGFGFSPPEPTPTWGVLECPAGHVASNDGPRVAVLFYRAQHLAGNTAYVGALCHAIDAAGGQPVPIFAASLRNPDPALLELLGSVDALVTTVLAAGGAAPATVIAGGADDTWDVAHLAALDIPIMQGLCLTNSRARWIENDDGMSPLDVATQVAVPEFDGRIITVPFSFKEIDAEGLISYVADPERCARVAGLAVRQANLRRVANEDKRVALIFSAYPTKHARIGNAVGLDTPASAIALLTAMRDAGYQIGDVPGVDAQDGDALIHALIERGGQDPDWLTEEQLARNPIRVSARDYRAWFAKLPRGLADAVVEHWGPPPGELFVDRSHDPDGEIVIAAMQFGNIVIVVQPPRGFGANPVAIYHDPDLPPSHHYLAAYRWLDSEFTNGFKADAVVHLGKHGNLEWLPGKTLGMSSTCGTDAALGDLPLIYPFLVNDPGEGTQAKRRAHAVLIDHLIPPMARAETYGDIARLEQLLDEHSNIAALDPGKLPAIRQQIWTLMRAAEMDHDLGLQDRPEEDVFDDMLLHVDGWLCEIKDSQIRDGLHVLGHAAAGESEVDLVLAILRARQLFGGEQSLPGLRQALGLVEDGTDLRADVDAAESRARELVAALAETGWDAGAVDRIADDATVADVLRFAATEVVPRLRQTDREIVQVLHALDGGFIPSGPSGSPLRGLVNVLPTGRNFYSVDPRAVPSRLAWETGVGLADSLLQRYRADHGEWPRSVGISAWGTSAMRTSGDDVAEVLALLGVRPIWDDASRRVVDLEPIDLAELGRPRVDVTLRISGFFRDAFPHVVTMLDDAVNLVADLDEPADQNYVRAHAQADLAEHGDKRRATTRIFGSKPGTYGAGLLQLIDSKNWRDDADLAEVYTAWGGFAYGRGLGGSAASDDMNRQYRRIAVAAKNIDTREHDIADSDDYFQYHGGMIATVRSLTGRAPAAYIGDNTRPEAVRTRTLSEETTRVFRARVVNPRWISAMRRHGYKGAFEMAATVDYLFGYDATAGVMADWMYERLAGEYVLDEENRKFMDESNPWALHGMAERLLEAAGRGMWAQPDPATLDGLRRVLLETEGDLEG, encoded by the coding sequence ATGACGGCCCGTGCCAGCGGTGCGGGCTACCGGTGGATGAACCCCAGCCGGCTCGTCGACGGTGAGCTCGAATCCCTGCTGGATGGTGCCGACATCGCCGTGGTTCGGATCCTGGGTGGATACCGAAGTTGGCAGGAGGGCATCGACGCCGTCGTCGCCGCGGGCGTGCCCACGGTGGTGATCAGCGGTGAGCAGTCACCCGATGCCGATCTGATGAGCCACTCGACGGTGCCGGCCGGTGTCGCGCTACAGACGCACGTCTACTTGGCGCAGGGTGGCGTCACCAATCTCCAACAGCTGCATGCGTTTCTGAGCGACACACTGCTCATGACGGGCTTCGGCTTCTCGCCACCCGAACCGACGCCGACGTGGGGCGTGCTCGAGTGCCCGGCCGGCCACGTCGCCTCCAACGACGGCCCACGCGTGGCAGTGCTCTTCTACCGCGCCCAGCACCTGGCGGGTAACACCGCCTACGTCGGCGCGCTGTGCCATGCCATCGATGCAGCGGGCGGCCAACCCGTCCCCATCTTCGCAGCGTCGCTTCGTAATCCGGACCCGGCACTGCTCGAGCTCCTCGGCTCCGTCGACGCCTTGGTGACCACGGTGCTGGCGGCCGGTGGGGCCGCCCCTGCGACGGTGATCGCCGGCGGTGCCGACGATACCTGGGACGTCGCCCATCTCGCGGCGCTCGACATCCCGATCATGCAGGGCCTGTGTCTGACCAACTCGCGCGCCAGATGGATCGAGAACGACGACGGCATGAGTCCGCTCGACGTGGCGACCCAGGTGGCGGTGCCCGAATTCGACGGTCGCATCATCACGGTGCCGTTCTCGTTCAAGGAGATCGACGCCGAAGGTTTGATCTCCTATGTCGCCGACCCGGAACGATGCGCGCGCGTCGCGGGCCTTGCGGTGCGGCAGGCCAACCTGCGACGCGTCGCCAACGAGGACAAGCGGGTCGCGCTGATCTTCTCCGCGTACCCGACCAAGCACGCGCGCATCGGCAATGCCGTTGGTCTCGACACCCCGGCGAGCGCGATCGCACTGTTGACGGCGATGCGCGACGCCGGCTATCAGATCGGCGACGTGCCCGGGGTGGACGCTCAAGATGGCGACGCGCTGATCCACGCCCTGATCGAGCGCGGCGGGCAGGATCCCGACTGGCTCACCGAGGAACAGCTGGCGCGCAACCCGATCAGAGTGTCGGCACGCGACTATCGGGCCTGGTTCGCGAAGCTGCCAAGGGGCCTCGCCGACGCCGTCGTCGAGCACTGGGGTCCGCCGCCCGGTGAGCTGTTCGTGGACCGCAGTCATGATCCCGACGGCGAGATCGTCATCGCGGCAATGCAATTCGGCAACATCGTGATCGTGGTCCAACCGCCGCGCGGCTTCGGTGCCAACCCGGTCGCGATCTATCACGATCCCGACCTGCCGCCCAGCCACCACTACCTCGCGGCCTACCGGTGGCTCGACTCGGAGTTCACCAATGGCTTCAAGGCCGACGCGGTCGTGCACCTGGGCAAGCACGGCAACCTGGAATGGTTGCCGGGCAAGACGTTGGGCATGTCCTCGACCTGCGGCACCGACGCCGCTCTCGGCGATCTCCCGCTGATCTACCCGTTCCTGGTCAACGATCCGGGCGAAGGTACGCAGGCCAAGCGCAGGGCGCACGCCGTGCTCATCGATCACCTGATTCCCCCGATGGCCCGGGCCGAGACGTACGGCGACATCGCTCGACTCGAGCAACTGCTCGACGAGCACTCCAACATCGCGGCACTCGATCCCGGCAAGCTGCCCGCCATCCGGCAGCAGATCTGGACGCTGATGCGGGCCGCGGAGATGGACCACGACCTGGGCTTGCAGGATCGGCCGGAAGAAGACGTCTTCGACGACATGCTGCTGCACGTCGACGGTTGGCTGTGTGAGATCAAGGACTCCCAGATTCGCGACGGGCTCCACGTCCTCGGTCACGCCGCGGCCGGCGAGAGTGAGGTCGACCTGGTGCTGGCCATTCTGCGGGCCAGGCAGCTGTTCGGCGGCGAGCAGTCGCTGCCGGGACTGAGGCAAGCGCTGGGACTGGTCGAGGACGGCACGGACCTGCGCGCCGACGTCGACGCCGCCGAGTCGCGGGCGCGTGAGCTGGTCGCCGCCCTCGCCGAAACCGGTTGGGACGCCGGTGCCGTCGACCGCATCGCCGACGACGCCACCGTCGCCGACGTGTTGCGGTTCGCGGCGACCGAGGTGGTGCCGCGGTTGCGGCAGACCGATCGGGAGATCGTTCAGGTCCTGCATGCCCTCGACGGCGGTTTCATCCCCTCCGGTCCGTCGGGTTCGCCGCTGCGTGGGCTGGTCAACGTGCTGCCCACGGGGCGCAACTTCTACTCCGTCGACCCCAGGGCGGTCCCGTCGCGACTGGCGTGGGAAACCGGTGTGGGTCTTGCGGATTCACTGCTGCAGCGCTACCGGGCCGACCACGGCGAGTGGCCGCGTTCGGTGGGAATCTCCGCGTGGGGTACGTCGGCGATGCGGACCTCGGGCGATGACGTCGCCGAAGTGCTTGCGCTCCTTGGCGTTCGGCCGATCTGGGATGACGCGTCACGACGGGTCGTCGACCTTGAGCCCATCGACCTGGCCGAACTGGGTCGGCCACGGGTCGACGTGACGCTCCGCATCTCGGGGTTCTTCCGCGACGCCTTCCCGCACGTGGTGACGATGCTCGACGACGCCGTCAACCTGGTGGCCGACCTGGACGAGCCGGCAGACCAGAACTACGTCCGCGCCCACGCGCAGGCAGACCTCGCCGAGCACGGCGACAAGCGTCGCGCCACGACACGCATCTTCGGCTCCAAGCCAGGGACCTATGGCGCCGGTCTGCTTCAGTTGATCGACAGCAAGAACTGGCGCGACGACGCCGACCTCGCCGAGGTGTACACGGCGTGGGGCGGCTTCGCCTACGGCCGCGGTCTCGGCGGGTCGGCCGCCTCCGACGACATGAACCGGCAGTACCGCCGGATCGCGGTCGCCGCCAAGAACATCGACACTCGCGAACACGACATCGCCGATTCCGACGACTACTTCCAGTACCACGGCGGCATGATCGCCACGGTGCGGTCGCTGACCGGGCGTGCCCCGGCGGCCTACATCGGCGACAACACCCGCCCGGAAGCTGTCCGCACGCGGACCCTGTCGGAGGAGACGACACGGGTCTTCCGAGCCCGGGTGGTCAATCCGCGCTGGATCTCGGCGATGCGCAGGCACGGCTACAAGGGCGCCTTCGAGATGGCGGCCACCGTCGACTACCTGTTCGGGTACGACGCCACGGCGGGGGTGATGGCCGACTGGATGTACGAGCGTCTGGCCGGTGAGTACGTCCTCGACGAGGAGAACCGGAAGTTCATGGACGAATCCAATCCATGGGCGCTGCACGGCATGGCCGAACGATTGCTCGAGGCGGCCGGGCGCGGAATGTGGGCCCAGCCCGATCCCGCCACCCTCGACGGACTGCGACGGGTGCTCCTCGAGACCGAGGGCGACCTGGAGGGTTAG
- a CDS encoding RNA polymerase-binding protein RbpA: MADRVLRGSRLGAVSYETDRNHDLAPRQVARYRTDNGEEFEVPFADEAEIPGTWPCRNGMEGTLIDGDVPEPKKVKPPRTHWDMLLERRSVEELDELLKERLDIIKTRRRGSSSSS; encoded by the coding sequence ATGGCTGATCGTGTCCTGCGAGGTAGTCGACTCGGAGCCGTGAGCTACGAGACCGACCGCAACCATGACCTGGCGCCCCGTCAGGTGGCGCGCTACCGGACCGACAACGGCGAGGAGTTCGAGGTTCCCTTCGCCGACGAGGCCGAGATCCCGGGTACCTGGCCCTGCCGCAACGGCATGGAGGGCACGCTGATCGACGGTGACGTGCCCGAGCCCAAGAAGGTCAAGCCCCCGCGTACGCACTGGGACATGCTGCTGGAGCGCCGTTCGGTCGAGGAACTCGACGAGTTGCTCAAGGAGCGTCTCGACATCATCAAGACGCGGCGTCGCGGCAGCAGTAGCAGCAGCTAG
- a CDS encoding polyprenol monophosphomannose synthase, with protein MSTGGDRPSERTLVIIPTYNERENLPLIVGRVHVSRPDVHILVVDDGSPDGTGELADDLSLADPDRIHVMHRSSKAGLGAAYLAGFAWGLGRGYSVLVEMDADGSHAPEELYRLLDAVDEGADLAIGSRYVPGGTVRNWPRRRMVLSRTANGYSRISLGVDVNDITAGYRAYRREVLEKIDLGAVDSKGYCFQVDLTWRTISAGFIVKEVPITFIERELGKSKMSGSNIREAIFKIAEWGIRGRIDRARGVVR; from the coding sequence ATGAGCACCGGTGGCGACCGCCCCAGTGAGCGCACGCTGGTCATCATCCCGACCTACAACGAGCGCGAGAACCTGCCGTTGATCGTCGGTCGCGTGCACGTTTCGCGCCCCGACGTCCACATCCTCGTCGTCGATGACGGCAGCCCGGACGGCACGGGGGAGTTGGCCGACGATCTGTCGCTGGCCGACCCTGATCGCATCCACGTCATGCACCGCTCCAGCAAGGCAGGTCTCGGTGCGGCCTACCTGGCGGGTTTCGCGTGGGGTCTGGGCCGGGGTTACTCGGTCCTGGTCGAGATGGACGCCGACGGATCGCACGCTCCCGAGGAGCTCTACCGGCTGCTCGACGCCGTCGACGAGGGCGCTGACCTGGCCATCGGCTCGCGATACGTGCCCGGCGGCACGGTCCGCAATTGGCCCCGCCGGCGGATGGTGCTCTCGCGCACGGCCAACGGATATTCACGCATCTCGTTGGGGGTCGACGTCAACGACATCACCGCCGGCTACCGGGCCTACCGGCGTGAGGTGCTCGAGAAGATCGACCTCGGCGCCGTCGACTCCAAGGGTTACTGCTTCCAGGTGGATCTGACCTGGCGCACGATCAGCGCGGGATTCATCGTGAAGGAAGTGCCCATCACGTTCATCGAGCGCGAGCTCGGCAAGTCGAAGATGAGTGGTTCCAACATCCGCGAAGCGATCTTCAAGATCGCCGAGTGGGGGATCCGCGGGCGCATCGACCGCGCCCGCGGCGTGGTGCGCTAG
- a CDS encoding PPOX class F420-dependent oxidoreductase translates to MPATFAEVAKSEYVLLTTFTKDGRPKPTAIWVAPLGDRVVAITQEKSWKVKRIRNTPQVTIAECDRGGKPKGEAVEAVAVVLDKSETPKVYDAIGKRYGLIGKVFNVFSKLRGGEKNNVGIELQATPGQGI, encoded by the coding sequence ATGCCCGCCACATTCGCCGAGGTCGCCAAATCCGAATACGTGCTGTTGACGACGTTCACCAAGGACGGTCGGCCCAAGCCGACCGCCATCTGGGTGGCCCCACTCGGCGATCGCGTGGTCGCCATCACCCAGGAGAAGTCCTGGAAGGTCAAGCGCATCCGCAACACGCCGCAGGTGACCATCGCCGAGTGCGACCGCGGCGGCAAGCCCAAGGGTGAGGCGGTCGAAGCCGTCGCGGTGGTGTTGGACAAGTCCGAGACCCCGAAGGTGTACGACGCCATCGGCAAGCGGTACGGGCTCATCGGCAAGGTCTTCAACGTCTTCAGCAAGCTCCGGGGCGGCGAGAAGAACAACGTCGGCATCGAACTGCAGGCGACGCCGGGGCAGGGGATCTAG